In Psychrobacter immobilis, a single genomic region encodes these proteins:
- a CDS encoding TonB-dependent siderophore receptor, with protein MMRFISTSTSIRQKRLTLAVQLGLAMGLSHAAYAETMPNNIENSVENDVDNDVGSDVNNNETVTPSTTLDTITVYADNYRSTGTKTALDPNDAPMSYTRIDQALLQKRQADSVNAALRYEPGVSTESRGTVSIFDEYNIRGFKTYSNFYDGLRLPYDGAWNLMPQVDIYATEAVEVVKGPASSLYGYASPGGMVNQVAKTPKSTQASEVQLRVGNQNLKEVAVDTTGPITDTLNYRLVALKRQKDGQMQTTEEERTLINPSLQWQPTEDVSVLANLFYQDDPEMVPSTPLPAVGTVYHASYGKLGSDAYAGDEWNHFSKEVLMPSVTINWDINDKLTFKHILRYTDADAQQRNMYNSGFVSGSDKIINRVAYTTDESMNNWTTDNQLAYQLDTTNTSHNLLFGIEYQETDSTATYYDAGADGTPNLDLSNPDFSQINADTLPLEAYRQNENIEQSQLGFYIQDEMKWQDLIVVAGLRHDNFDSITKQTKASEGAIYSDRTIDNDASKTSGRLAAIYDFDNGLSPYASYSQSFQPVVGSNFITNAPFKPTTADQLEAGVKYLSANRATQGTLAVFDITQKNVVVADEINYRSQTQTGEITSKGFEVSGSHMLNDWVDIATSYSYTDAEITEDEFNPEVVGNTPAQTAKHKATLWADYYATDKLSLNAGVRYEGGMQLDKQNSDELPSVTLVDIGGNYQINPMLTVGASVNNLFDKTYVGACYDINNCWMGPERQMSVSLKANF; from the coding sequence ATGATGCGTTTTATCTCAACGTCTACATCCATTCGTCAAAAACGTTTAACTCTCGCGGTGCAATTGGGATTGGCAATGGGTTTGAGCCACGCAGCTTATGCTGAGACGATGCCGAATAACATCGAAAACAGTGTTGAGAACGACGTCGATAATGATGTTGGTAGTGATGTTAATAATAATGAGACTGTGACACCATCGACCACCTTGGATACCATTACTGTCTATGCCGACAACTATCGTAGTACAGGCACCAAAACAGCGTTAGATCCCAATGATGCACCCATGAGCTATACGAGAATCGATCAAGCGCTGTTACAAAAACGTCAAGCAGACAGTGTCAATGCAGCGTTACGTTATGAGCCAGGGGTGAGTACTGAGAGTCGCGGTACCGTATCCATCTTTGATGAATACAATATTCGCGGTTTTAAAACTTACTCCAATTTTTACGATGGATTAAGACTGCCCTACGATGGGGCTTGGAATCTGATGCCGCAAGTCGATATCTACGCAACAGAAGCAGTCGAAGTGGTCAAAGGGCCCGCATCCTCACTCTATGGCTATGCATCTCCAGGTGGCATGGTCAATCAAGTCGCCAAAACCCCAAAAAGCACTCAAGCATCTGAGGTACAGTTGCGAGTGGGTAATCAAAACCTAAAAGAAGTGGCGGTCGATACGACAGGACCTATCACAGATACGCTCAATTATCGTTTGGTGGCGTTAAAACGACAAAAAGACGGGCAGATGCAGACCACAGAAGAAGAGCGCACACTGATCAATCCGTCACTGCAATGGCAACCGACAGAAGATGTGTCCGTTCTTGCCAATCTGTTTTATCAAGATGATCCGGAAATGGTGCCTTCCACCCCACTGCCTGCCGTTGGCACTGTCTACCATGCCAGCTATGGCAAACTGGGCAGTGATGCCTATGCCGGCGATGAGTGGAATCACTTCAGCAAAGAAGTACTCATGCCAAGTGTTACCATAAACTGGGACATCAATGATAAGTTGACGTTCAAGCACATTCTGCGCTATACCGACGCCGACGCGCAGCAGCGTAATATGTACAACAGCGGGTTTGTAAGTGGTAGTGATAAGATAATAAATCGCGTGGCCTACACCACCGATGAAAGTATGAACAACTGGACCACGGACAACCAGCTTGCTTATCAGTTAGATACTACCAATACCTCGCACAATTTATTATTTGGTATTGAGTATCAAGAGACAGACAGTACCGCCACTTATTATGATGCTGGCGCAGATGGCACGCCAAACCTTGATTTGTCTAACCCAGATTTTTCGCAAATTAATGCCGATACTTTGCCTTTAGAGGCTTATCGTCAAAATGAAAACATTGAACAAAGCCAGCTTGGTTTTTATATACAAGATGAAATGAAATGGCAAGATTTGATAGTAGTAGCAGGCTTACGTCATGATAACTTTGATAGTATCACTAAGCAAACCAAGGCTTCTGAAGGTGCCATCTATAGTGATAGAACCATTGACAATGATGCCTCGAAAACCAGTGGTCGTCTCGCAGCTATCTATGACTTTGATAATGGGCTATCTCCTTATGCTAGTTATTCTCAGTCGTTTCAGCCAGTGGTCGGTAGTAACTTTATTACCAATGCGCCATTTAAGCCAACGACTGCCGATCAGCTAGAGGCTGGTGTCAAATATCTCTCTGCCAATCGCGCCACACAAGGAACATTAGCAGTATTTGATATCACTCAAAAAAACGTCGTGGTGGCTGATGAAATCAATTATAGAAGTCAAACACAAACGGGTGAAATTACCTCCAAAGGCTTTGAAGTCTCAGGCAGCCATATGCTTAATGATTGGGTAGATATTGCCACCAGTTATAGCTATACCGATGCTGAAATTACAGAAGATGAATTCAACCCTGAGGTGGTTGGCAATACCCCTGCGCAAACGGCGAAGCACAAGGCAACATTGTGGGCAGATTATTATGCTACTGACAAGCTCAGTCTCAATGCTGGCGTACGCTATGAAGGCGGTATGCAACTTGATAAGCAAAACTCAGACGAATTACCAAGCGTGACTTTGGTAGACATTGGCGGTAATTATCAAATCAATCCGATGCTCACTGTCGGCGCGAGTGTCAACAATCTCTTTGATAAAACCTATGTTGGCGCTTGTTATGATATTAACAATTGCTGGATGGGACCTGAGCGCCAAATGTCCGTCAGCCTAAAAGCCAATTTTTAG